AAACATATGATTGTATTTCTGATTTTTGATTATGGTTATATTCTTCTAATGCGTATTGCAGCGGGAATGGTAATAGGATTATTAAAACTGCAATCAAAACTATAAAATCTTTCATTTTTATCCATTTCCCCTTTTTGCATATTTTTAGTAATTTAATAGGTTATTTTTTTATGATTAGTAATTATTAAGTATTTATTCTTATATTTATTATGATTAGCTGTTGTTTATATATTATTTTCTTTAATAATAATAGTAATTGTATGAGTTAATATAATAACTCATACAATAATCTTTACTTAATTTATTTTTACGGGTAATTCTTTTGGAAATCTAAATTCTGTTGCATTACATTCTTTGTTTTGTGTAGTAGACTATTATTAGCAGAACCTTTGATAGTACCTAATATCAATGCTCCAGCTATAAATACTCCAAGGGCTATTTTGGCACACATTATTATGAAGTCTTTCAATTAGTTAACAATCCTTTCATTAATCTGAAGTACTAGGTGTAGTTGTTGATGAAAGTGAGATGCTATCAATTACTTTACCAGCTTCTCCATTAACACTATTTGCTTTATCTTTCAGTGAACTTGCTCCACCAAATATCAAAACAAATCCAATAAATATTCCTAAAGCTACTTTTGCACATAGGATCAAAAAATCTTTCATTATATTTCCTCCATTTCGTATTACTTATTTTCATTTTTATATAAGTTGAATTTTATTTAATTCAAAAATATTACTTTCTCTATCCTAGGAATCCAAACGGTTATCATTATAAAGTTAAGAAATAATATAAATACAGGTATTATAATAGGAAGATAAATTAAATCTGATATGGCATTTTGCTTTCTATGTTTTTCTGTAATGTGTTTCTCCCTATTTCTTTCTTTTATAATATCTATCTGCTCTACCAACTCTGTAGGGTTGAGCTTATCCAACTTCAATAGAATCATTCCTATATCATTTCCCATTTGGGTATTTATATCTTTTGTAAACTTTTTATAAGCCTCATCTTCTTTTCCTAAGTTATAGTACATCAAGAAATTTATTAAAGCATTTCTCGTGAGCTTAGAAAATTTTATTAATTGATTGATAGTATAGTCAGCACTATATGGTTTATCTTGCTGAGTTATGGCTATGTTTTTTAGCTGAATAAGAATCCTGTATATTTCTGTATCCTTCTTCTTGTTCTGCATAGTTTTAATCATCTTGATGACCAGCATAAATGGACTGTCTTTTTTCCCTAACTTTATTACTGGTGCTGATATTAGATAGGCTGTCAACCATAATGCAAGGACTATGGGCAATCTGTTGCCATGATAAGAAATACATGTAAGTATGACAGTGGTCAAAAATATGATTAATCTCAAATTGTTATATTTGTCTGTTGTTATATTGATTCCAGCATCTGTAAATGCGATATTTATTTCTTCTTTTGAATAATTGCTTTTGGTAAATTTCATTTTAGGTTGACGAAAAGCATAGTTGTAATTCTTCTTTTTCCTCATACTCTTAAATACTATCCAAGCAACATATAATAAGGTAAGAACAAAACAATAATATAGTATAGTAATATTAAATTTCATTTTAGCTCCTATTCTCTGTTCTTTTTATATATCAAATTTCTGTTTCTTCATTAATATAAGTAGACTACTATTGAATATAGTCATTATTACAATAAGCATGAAATAGTTGAAACCTGTACGTGTATTAATCTGATAATCCAAAAACTCTCTAAAGGAAATATTGAATACACTGTTAGCAAGTATTATAGATAGTATGTATAATACTGGTGTCAGATATCTTACGATGCTGACACTTTCCAGATTTATTCTCTTTTCTCTTTCTTTATCAGCAATAGCTTGTTTTATTTCTTTTTGAATATCTTCAAGTCCTGTAGTAATATCAATGTTATCGGTTATGCCAATATATATATTGTTCGCCAATAATATAATCCATTCTGTTCCTACAGCATAAACGAAGTTCTCTATTATCTCTTCCAACTGTTCATCTCTTCTGTATTCCTTAAGCTTCAACGACATAATAAAGAGTTGTCGTTTCATAACCGGCGCTTCCTTCATTTTTACGATTGTTTCATCAATTGAATCATATATGTTCTGATTATTCAATTTGTACTGATTCAAGAATTCATTAATCAATATATCTGCTTCATAACTTCCTTCTACCCTTATCTGTTTTAACTGCAATCTTAAAAATAGATAAGGTACAAGAGATAGAATAATTGCAAAAACCAAGCTTCTGATTAGTGATGTTCTCTGTATTACCACTAAAAAAGTAAGGAAAAACAATAGTATACTGATTAAATAGAAGGTAGATACTTTTTTATCATCATCTTTTCCATATACGATTAATATAAGTCTCTTAATATGTTTGTACATATTGGAAGAAGAGACCTGAGTGTTGTTTCTAAAGGTTTTTCTAGGTTTGATTACTTTGAGAAAATACAGTATATAATTAGAAGAGATCATCCAGATACCCACTATCACCATACAATACAAAAATATTTTTATTAATGTAACCACTGTATTTATCATTTGTCTACACCTCTTAAGCTGTCATATCTAGGTTCGTAAACCATATAGTTTTTGTAAGGATATTTTTGTTCAATCTTTTTTAGTTCATTTTCAAAAATAGTTAAAGCCTTTTTATTTTCTTCATGACCTATTTCTTTCTTATCATCGCCAATGTCATATTTGAACTGCCAGCTATCACTGCTGTAATCATATTTACATATTTGATGAATGCTTATCTTATGGTCATAACGATTGAATCTTATTTCGTATATACCTTTTAATCTCTTTTTGCTTTTATCTGCTAACTGGATGAAGTGAAAAACGTAATGAAAAGATTTTGCTACTTTAAATATGGTATTATACAGATCGCCACCATAGAATTTGACTATTTCATCTGCAATATCGTAGCAGATATCAGTCGGGTCAGTAGTATGATATGTAGTCTTACATCTTCTAGTTCCCTTGTTAGCTGCTCTCATTGATACATTAAGAGCTCGTCCATCCCTTGCTTCAGCTGAAATAATATAATCTGCATCAGACCTAAGTACTTGCTTCATTATGCTTCCCAGTTCATCATCATCTGCTATCAATTGAATGATTGGAGCGTAGGGTTGAAGCTTATGTGCTGGAATCTCTGCTCCTGTTTCAATCATAACACCTTCCAAAGTAGTATCTTCATACATCTGCCAAGTCTCTAAGAAAGTTGTTTTTCCAGTTCTTACAGCACCAGTAAATATTACATTGTATCCTATATCAACCATATTTTTTAACATAGGTATGACTTCATGAGGTATAGTATTTCTCTTAGCCTGTTCTTCAAATGATAACTTGGGTATAATGTACTTTCTGAATATGATAACTTCTAGATTTTCCTTGACTAATTTCTCACCGTATATGGTTATTCTGGTTCCATCATGCATTGATACTTCTGCATGTTTTTCGTTGTAATGAATATTTTTTTCATTAAGTAATAGTGCTTTTATGAGTTGTTTTCTTCTATCGTCTGATATGGTCTGATGCTGTAATTTCATCTTACCATTTTCCATGAAATATATCTTGTTGCCTATTACTTTTGCAGATTGGGATAAAGCATATTTCTTACTGTATTTCCACTGGGCGATACCACCTAATCCCCAACATTCTTGATAAATGGCATCAACTATGTCCATATACCAATTGGGATACCACTCCATGAGTTTATTGTTTCTCTTGAGATAATCCTCTATATTATCTTTAAAATACTTAACTTCCAGTTCTTTACCTAGAATAGCGTTTTTCTGTCTTATCAGAGTACTGGTTTCTAAACCTTCACGTTCCCACCCTGTATGAAAGTATGCGAAGATTGTATCACATAGTATTTGAAATCTTGTTAATTCATCTCTGGTAATATTTATTATCTCTTCTCTTTTTTCACCTGTAACAGAATATATATATTCTTCTAAGTCAAATTCTTTTACTTGTGTTCTATTGTAAAAATCTATCTTATCAGTCACTAAACTATTCATAATGTTATCCCACTCCTTGCATGCCAAACCATTTTCTTTTTCTAGGAGTTTCCTTTTTACTTAGATTAAGCTGTTCTATAATGATATCAACCAATTTATTAAAATCTTTGTTGACTTCTTTGTCATTATAATGAATCAGAGCTTTCTTATCATTTTCAGCTTGCAAAGCATACTTAGAGAACTCGATCTTGGACAGATAAGGGTGTCCATATGCTTTTGCAACATCGTAAGTAGTTAATAATGAACCATCAGCCATATGCTTATTCACTATGACTTGGAAATCATCTAAGGATAATCTATCCAAAATAGGCTTCTTTTCCATATATCTCCTTAGACTGTTAGCCTGCTGTGTGGTCACTAGATATCTATGATTAGTAGATGTGAGTGCAGTTATTGGCATTGCTCTATCTATACAGCTACCTGCATCAACTACTACAAGGTCACATGCTAATGACAATATATTAAGTAAGTAGGAAATATTTTCTGGCTGATATTCTTTTCTGTACAATATGGATTTAGTTCCTTCTATAATATATAGATTATTTTTTACTTTTTCAGCAATATCAAATATCTCATCAACTGTTGCCAGCTCTGATATCAATTTTATCTTAATGGTATCTATATTATTTCTGAAATTAATATCTATGTAATCAGTTCCTGCTTCTCCATCAAGAAATATAAGACAAACTCTTGCATAGGATTTATCTATTATCCTCTCTGATATACTTTGAGCTATTTGAGTTGTTCCTACTTTTGAATCAGCACCAAAAAAAGTAACTATATTCTTATTAACAGTTAATCTATATTTTTTAATTACTTCTGAGCATACATATTCAACTATATTCTCATCTGTCATATAAGGCTGAATTAGTTTAATCTCATTGGACTCTAAAATGCTTTTGGTTGAAAACTTGAAGTTGTCATTTGATACTTGGTAGAAAATATATCTTGAGGATATCTTACCTCTATCTTCTAGTAGATCATTTACACCTATTATTCTATCGTCTATGATAGCAATATCTTCCTCTATCTCATCTAGAGATGTACTCATAGATACTTCTTCAAAGTAATTGACATTATATAATTTTCTTCGTAAATTCTCGTTGTTGGATATTAAATGTATTCTGTAGTTGTTAGTAGCCATAGCTGCCTCCCATTTTATGTAACACATTAGAGATTGAACAATCTAATCTACTGGTACATAATAATGAATACCTTATCATTATTAACCGAATCCCTTAATAGATTAACTGTTTCTAGATCAGTAATTATTTCTATCTCGTTGATTTTGCTTGACCCATTATATCTTTCTTCATCACTAAGAGTAATAACCTCTCTGTTAGCACTGTCTTTTACATATGCAACCGTAGCATTAGTTATAGGGTCTTTTTCTAAAGCTTTTTTATTATTTACAGCTATTTCTCCTTCAGTAGAGTTATAATTCTCAGTTCCCTTACCTACTTCGTAAAAATAAATCTCGTCTCCCCTTCTAAGAGAATCAGGAAAAGCTTTTATCCATTCTAATGGAATCTTAAATATGTACTCATCTTCATCAAGAACCAAGTTAGGGTTTTCAAAATATTTTTCTACTAGTTGAACTCCTTTTGGAATATAATTGTTTGCAGCTTTTCCTATTATTTTATTGGGGTCTAAGATAACTTTGTCGATTAGCGTATTTTCTTCTCTCTTTTGAATCTGAACCATATCTTTTGTTATTACTTCATTCTTATTTACATCTTTGGTAAGTACTACTATATCTTTGAATAACAGACTTTCTCTACCATACACCTCCCAATAGAATATAGAGCCAATGGCAATTACGATTAAAATAATCCCCATTAAACCTTTCATAAAGTTTTTCATTTCTGTCCTCCTTCTAGTAAAAGTAAGTTAATAACTACCCAAATAATTTTCTTCTATGTTTTTTATTATTGAGTTCTTTTGGTAACAGTTCACTATATACTGATACGAATTCATCATCAAATATACTTTTGAGTTTCTTCTCTTGATATGGAAACTTCTTTTTATATGCACTTCTATACATTAATTCTGCTGGTAATCTAGGTATTGTTACATTAGGTTTTATACCAAGATAGTTATTAAGACTTCTTCTGTTAATACCAGTATTGTCATTATTAAGAACATACCTGATGTTATTGTACTTTCTATTATGAGTCTCTATCTTTTCCAGTACACCATAGTTAGCCATCAAGTCTGGTGGCATAGCATCATATATGACATATATCAAATCAAATTCTGGTAGAAGACTTTCTATCTTGTCATAGTTATGACCTATATCAACTATGGAAATCAAGGATTCCTTTGCAGAATATATCAACTTCATGGTTTTGTTATCGTCCCAATTATCTATCTTACCTCTAGTAGGGTCCCTTACCAGAAACATGATATTGTTGATAGTTGTTATCCTATCCCTCTCAACATTTTTATTGTTATTAATTTCGTTGAGAATAGAATAATATGTTAATTCATTATAATTAGAAATTCCTACCAGATCATATATATAAGGGTTATCATAGGGTAATTCTATTAGTGATATAAGCAGATTTTTATCCCCTAATGCTGCTGCAAGGTTAGTTGCAAAAAAAGTTGATCCTGCTCTTTTAGTTAGTGCCATAACTCCTATAGTCTTTTGCTTAATAACTGAATATACTCTTTGCACCTGTGATTTGTTCGAATCTATCATGTGAACCAATTCATCTTTTATCTCAGTGACAGATTGATACCTTTCTTCAGGTTGTATCCTTATACATTTTTCAATTATATTTTCTAATGAATCTGAATAATTTCCGTATTCTTTTAGAGATAAAACTTTATAGGGCGAAGATAGGTTATTACCAGATATCAAATAATATAACGTTACACCAAAACTATAGATGTCAGTTCGAATGTCACTCTGCCCCAATCCATATTGTTCTGGTGCTGCATAGCCCCTGGTACCTATTAATACCGTATCTGTGTTGGAGCTATATTTATATTCTCTGGCTATTCCGAAATCAACAAATTTTATTTTGTTTCCTTCAGTAAGCATTATATTACCTGGTTTCATATCCCGATATATTATTGGGTAAGGTTTCCTTGAATGTAGATATTCCAGTACGTCACACATCTGGACAGCAAAATCGACAATAATGTTTTCATTAATGTCTCCATTCTGATTTTTATATTCTTGGAGATTAATACCCTCTACATATTCTTCAATAATATATAGATACTCTGTATCTTCCTCTATATCTACTATTTGTGGAATTAATGGATGATTTAGATCTTTTAATATGCTTGGTTCAGCTAATAGATTAATGGGACTACCACTTTTTTTGATTCTCTTAATAGCCCATCTATTACCAAGCTTAATGTTCTCTGCCAAGAAAACATTGCTCATGCCGCCTTTGCCAATTTCTTTAATCACACGGTACTTGTCAAAATAGATTCTTCCTACCATATAATTTACCTGCCTTATCTTAAAGATAATTGATCAATAGACACAATATTAAAATATAATAGATTTGCAACGACATTATTACTAATAAATAAAATATTCCCCTCTATGACATTTATGTATTTTATTTATTTTATTAGTTATATTTATTGTACTAATTAAATTAATTGTATTTCTTTGTATACTTTTGTAACATAATGGTATTATATATCAGATTATGTAGTTTTGCAATATATTTTTAGTGTTTTTTAAATAATAATGTATTTTTTCGCCTTTTTACTACTTTTTGTACATTGCAATATGTTTTTATTAGCCTAATTCTAAAAATTTTAAAATATTGCATTGAAAAGATTTGTTAGATATATTAAAATAACAGTACATTATGTCTAATAATGATGAATAACATAAAAAATTGCAAGTTTATAATTAATAGGTTTAATCAATCAGAAGTTAATTAAGGAGTAAATAAAAAAATGACAAAGGATGAAGGATATGAAAAAAACGGTATTGTTCATTACATTAATATTTATGCTTGTTAACAATACATATGCAAAGGCAACAGAACAGATATTATTTACTGATGTACCTAAGGATTATTGGGCTAAAGACAGTATTGAAAAGTTAGTGGAATCAGGTATTGTAAACGGCTTCAATGACGGAACTTTCAAACCAAAGGATAATATCAATGTTGACGCTTTTATTAAACTTACTGTTACCGCTATTGGTTTTTCAAATATTAAAAATGCTGATGGTTATTGGGCAACAAATTACATAAACAAAGCATTAGAGTTATCGATTATTGATAAAGGACAATTTGACACTTATGATCGAAGTATAACAAGGGAAGAAATGGCTAGTATTACAATCAAGGCACTGGGATACGTTGAAGATAAAGATGATATTCAAAATGATTTTGTGTTCATTAAAAATAATATCCGCGACTTTTATAATATAGCTGATAAGTATTTACAGGATGTAGTGGAAAGTTACTATTATGGATTAGTTACTGGAAAATCCAGTGGATTTGACCCTAAAAGCAATGCTACCAGAGCTGATGCTGTTACAGTAATTTTACGATTGTTGGATAAGGAGTCTCGTAGACCGATTCTAATACCGCCAGTGATTGCTGAAAGTGATATTAAGAAAGACGAAAACAATAAAATGTATTTTGATTTTGTTAGATACAATAATTATAAAATTAGTAAAAAGGGCAAAAAGGATATCTGTAGAATATCAGAATGTCCTAATGGTGAAATTACAGCATTACAGCTATTGTATGCTATGGATAAAGTCTATCAGAAAAATGATGGTTATGTATATCTCCAACAATTAGGAGAGGATTCACATCCTATTGGAATCAAATATAACTGTATTGATGAAATTGAAAACTCTTATGACCTTGTGGATTTGGTTAATAATTCAGAAGTTGAGTTTTGTATAAAACACAGTAAACATGATACTATCAGTTCTTACAATATTTCTATGAATCATAAAACACACCTTATGTCTTACATGGATAGATATTATAAATATCAAGAAATGTTTGATACCATGCTTTTATATCTATATGATGATAAGTTTCCAGTAATAAAAGAAAAATTTCTTGAGATATTGACCTATGCAGATAACATTGATGTAGATAAATACAGCTATATCATCAATCTAAATGATAGGGAAATGTACGTTGTCATTGATAAAGAGCAAAGTGTATCCATTGATGTAACAATTAAAGGTGGAAA
The window above is part of the Vallitalea guaymasensis genome. Proteins encoded here:
- a CDS encoding SAF domain-containing protein, producing the protein MKNFMKGLMGIILIVIAIGSIFYWEVYGRESLLFKDIVVLTKDVNKNEVITKDMVQIQKREENTLIDKVILDPNKIIGKAANNYIPKGVQLVEKYFENPNLVLDEDEYIFKIPLEWIKAFPDSLRRGDEIYFYEVGKGTENYNSTEGEIAVNNKKALEKDPITNATVAYVKDSANREVITLSDEERYNGSSKINEIEIITDLETVNLLRDSVNNDKVFIIMYQ
- a CDS encoding serine/threonine-protein kinase — encoded protein: MVGRIYFDKYRVIKEIGKGGMSNVFLAENIKLGNRWAIKRIKKSGSPINLLAEPSILKDLNHPLIPQIVDIEEDTEYLYIIEEYVEGINLQEYKNQNGDINENIIVDFAVQMCDVLEYLHSRKPYPIIYRDMKPGNIMLTEGNKIKFVDFGIAREYKYSSNTDTVLIGTRGYAAPEQYGLGQSDIRTDIYSFGVTLYYLISGNNLSSPYKVLSLKEYGNYSDSLENIIEKCIRIQPEERYQSVTEIKDELVHMIDSNKSQVQRVYSVIKQKTIGVMALTKRAGSTFFATNLAAALGDKNLLISLIELPYDNPYIYDLVGISNYNELTYYSILNEINNNKNVERDRITTINNIMFLVRDPTRGKIDNWDDNKTMKLIYSAKESLISIVDIGHNYDKIESLLPEFDLIYVIYDAMPPDLMANYGVLEKIETHNRKYNNIRYVLNNDNTGINRRSLNNYLGIKPNVTIPRLPAELMYRSAYKKKFPYQEKKLKSIFDDEFVSVYSELLPKELNNKKHRRKLFG
- a CDS encoding P-loop NTPase family protein is translated as MATNNYRIHLISNNENLRRKLYNVNYFEEVSMSTSLDEIEEDIAIIDDRIIGVNDLLEDRGKISSRYIFYQVSNDNFKFSTKSILESNEIKLIQPYMTDENIVEYVCSEVIKKYRLTVNKNIVTFFGADSKVGTTQIAQSISERIIDKSYARVCLIFLDGEAGTDYIDINFRNNIDTIKIKLISELATVDEIFDIAEKVKNNLYIIEGTKSILYRKEYQPENISYLLNILSLACDLVVVDAGSCIDRAMPITALTSTNHRYLVTTQQANSLRRYMEKKPILDRLSLDDFQVIVNKHMADGSLLTTYDVAKAYGHPYLSKIEFSKYALQAENDKKALIHYNDKEVNKDFNKLVDIIIEQLNLSKKETPRKRKWFGMQGVG
- a CDS encoding S-layer homology domain-containing protein → MKKTVLFITLIFMLVNNTYAKATEQILFTDVPKDYWAKDSIEKLVESGIVNGFNDGTFKPKDNINVDAFIKLTVTAIGFSNIKNADGYWATNYINKALELSIIDKGQFDTYDRSITREEMASITIKALGYVEDKDDIQNDFVFIKNNIRDFYNIADKYLQDVVESYYYGLVTGKSSGFDPKSNATRADAVTVILRLLDKESRRPILIPPVIAESDIKKDENNKMYFDFVRYNNYKISKKGKKDICRISECPNGEITALQLLYAMDKVYQKNDGYVYLQQLGEDSHPIGIKYNCIDEIENSYDLVDLVNNSEVEFCIKHSKHDTISSYNISMNHKTHLMSYMDRYYKYQEMFDTMLLYLYDDKFPVIKEKFLEILTYADNIDVDKYSYIINLNDREMYVVIDKEQSVSIDVTIKGGNIEHIEENDATNDEQISEPAPYFSLKDINGKIHNLKDYKGKKVFIQFWSSWCSHCVNGLDEIDTLSEKENDFVILTIVSPGYKGEKREEEFKTWFNNLDYKNMTVLLDENGEIVKSYDITAYPTAVYINKDGFIVKRVLGHETNSNIIKAFSNME
- a CDS encoding ATPase, T2SS/T4P/T4SS family — its product is MNSLVTDKIDFYNRTQVKEFDLEEYIYSVTGEKREEIINITRDELTRFQILCDTIFAYFHTGWEREGLETSTLIRQKNAILGKELEVKYFKDNIEDYLKRNNKLMEWYPNWYMDIVDAIYQECWGLGGIAQWKYSKKYALSQSAKVIGNKIYFMENGKMKLQHQTISDDRRKQLIKALLLNEKNIHYNEKHAEVSMHDGTRITIYGEKLVKENLEVIIFRKYIIPKLSFEEQAKRNTIPHEVIPMLKNMVDIGYNVIFTGAVRTGKTTFLETWQMYEDTTLEGVMIETGAEIPAHKLQPYAPIIQLIADDDELGSIMKQVLRSDADYIISAEARDGRALNVSMRAANKGTRRCKTTYHTTDPTDICYDIADEIVKFYGGDLYNTIFKVAKSFHYVFHFIQLADKSKKRLKGIYEIRFNRYDHKISIHQICKYDYSSDSWQFKYDIGDDKKEIGHEENKKALTIFENELKKIEQKYPYKNYMVYEPRYDSLRGVDK